Proteins from one Catenuloplanes atrovinosus genomic window:
- a CDS encoding glycoside hydrolase family 16 protein encodes MTQVRRVAAGLAAVVLAGTVAVTAEARASLPPTPSGWTLQWSDDFAGAANALPSSSNWIFTTGTQYPGGPAQFGTGEIQTYTTNSANIGLDGNGNLRITPVRDSAGRWTSSRIETQRTDFKPPAGGVLRIEGRLQMPNVTGAAAAGYWPAFWALGAPYRGNYWNWPGIGELDVMENVNGLNQVWGTLHCGVNPGGPCNETTGLGATRACPNSACQGNFHTYAIEWDTSVSPNLLRWYVDGVQFFQVSQSQIGSYWSQMTDHQGYFILLNVAMGGAFPNGVAGYSTPTASTVSGASMLVDYVAVYTRGGGGTTPPPVGGTRGAYSTIQAESFDAQNGVVAGADQIGHLANGDWARYDDVDFGGTPARDFLARVSSGAGGGVSGLVEVRVDSPTAAPIGSFAIGDTGGWSSFREVPGNVSAVTGRHPVYLTFSSGQPADFVNVDWFVFRR; translated from the coding sequence ATGACGCAGGTACGCAGGGTCGCCGCGGGGCTGGCGGCGGTGGTGCTGGCCGGGACGGTGGCGGTGACGGCGGAGGCGCGGGCGTCGCTGCCGCCGACGCCGAGCGGGTGGACGTTGCAGTGGAGTGACGACTTCGCCGGGGCGGCCAACGCGCTCCCCTCGTCCAGCAACTGGATCTTCACGACCGGGACGCAATATCCGGGCGGGCCGGCCCAGTTCGGCACCGGGGAGATCCAGACGTACACCACGAACAGCGCGAACATCGGCCTGGACGGGAACGGGAACCTGCGGATCACGCCGGTGCGCGACAGCGCGGGACGGTGGACCAGCTCGCGCATCGAGACGCAGCGGACGGACTTCAAGCCGCCGGCCGGCGGGGTGCTCCGGATCGAGGGCCGGCTGCAGATGCCGAACGTGACCGGCGCGGCCGCGGCCGGCTACTGGCCCGCGTTCTGGGCGCTCGGCGCGCCGTACCGGGGCAACTACTGGAACTGGCCGGGCATCGGCGAGCTGGACGTCATGGAGAACGTCAACGGCCTCAACCAGGTGTGGGGCACGCTGCACTGCGGCGTCAACCCGGGCGGGCCGTGCAACGAGACGACCGGGCTGGGCGCCACGCGCGCCTGCCCGAACAGCGCCTGCCAGGGCAACTTCCACACGTACGCGATCGAGTGGGACACCAGCGTCAGCCCGAACCTGCTGCGCTGGTACGTCGACGGCGTCCAGTTCTTCCAGGTCTCGCAGAGCCAGATCGGCTCCTACTGGTCGCAGATGACCGACCACCAGGGCTACTTCATCCTGCTCAACGTGGCGATGGGCGGCGCGTTCCCCAACGGCGTGGCCGGCTACTCCACGCCCACCGCGAGCACCGTCTCCGGCGCGTCCATGCTGGTCGACTACGTGGCGGTCTACACCCGGGGCGGCGGTGGCACGACGCCGCCGCCGGTCGGCGGCACCCGCGGTGCGTACAGCACGATCCAGGCCGAGTCGTTCGACGCGCAGAACGGCGTGGTGGCCGGCGCGGACCAGATCGGCCACCTCGCGAACGGCGACTGGGCCCGCTACGACGACGTGGACTTCGGCGGCACGCCGGCCCGCGACTTCCTGGCGCGGGTGTCCTCCGGCGCGGGCGGCGGCGTGAGCGGCCTGGTGGAGGTACGGGTGGACAGCCCGACCGCGGCGCCGATCGGCAGCTTCGCGATCGGTGACACCGGCGGCTGGAGCAGCTTCCGCGAGGTGCCGGGCAACGTCAGCGCGGTCACCGGCCGGCACCCGGTCTATCTCACGTTCAGCAGCGGCCAGCCCGCCGACTTCGTCAACGTGGACTGGTTCGTCTTCAGACGATGA
- a CDS encoding thymidine kinase — protein sequence MDLTVIVGPVKGGKSLEMISLLSPLEHAGVPHRIFQSRRHGRDTEIVSRAGGSLRTEKVADLRAALDRPVQVIGVDEVHMFSVADVAVLGEALGKGVKVVAAGIDLDHRGELFAPIRALLELAPEKVIHRRAVCDVCRSLDAAYTQVLEHGVPMIRKLAPSTALPDDGTYTYEARCRRCFVFPDHDDQ from the coding sequence GTGGATCTGACGGTGATCGTGGGCCCGGTCAAGGGCGGTAAGAGCCTCGAGATGATCAGTTTGCTCTCGCCGCTGGAGCACGCCGGTGTCCCGCACCGGATATTCCAGTCGAGGCGGCACGGACGCGACACGGAGATCGTCTCCCGGGCCGGCGGCAGCCTGCGTACCGAGAAGGTGGCGGACCTGCGCGCCGCGCTGGACCGCCCGGTGCAGGTGATCGGCGTGGACGAGGTGCACATGTTCTCCGTCGCCGACGTCGCGGTGCTCGGCGAGGCGCTGGGCAAGGGCGTCAAGGTGGTGGCGGCCGGCATCGACCTGGACCACCGGGGCGAGCTGTTCGCGCCGATCAGGGCGCTGCTCGAACTCGCGCCGGAGAAGGTGATCCACCGCCGCGCGGTGTGCGACGTGTGCCGGAGCCTGGACGCGGCGTACACGCAGGTGCTGGAGCACGGCGTACCGATGATCAGGAAGCTGGCGCCGTCGACCGCGCTGCCGGACGACGGTACGTACACCTACGAGGCCCGCTGCCGCCGCTGCTTCGTGTTTCCGGATCATGACGACCAATAG
- a CDS encoding ABC transporter permease, producing MRLVVRRARAARSLLVAAVAATLIATALLTGLAGYSREVVDAGARGAVSAADGDQRSVLIRGAAGGTAAGLDQRDRAVRDRLAGGLGGRETTVSGAGYAAGRELTGETGTAQPDDDGTVYASVVFLDGLAEHADLVAGAWPGPDGVQAALAEDAAATLGVTVGDTVPILDRVTTRVTDVTVTGVWERRDPDDAYWRLAPEQSSTYGPFVVPREVFTREFLANASAAWLVEPDLDGVALDALHRVARDAAAVSEGLPEATGLSSSGLVTSDIGALADRLATADLVGRSALVTPMLLVVVLSGYALLLVAGLLTEQRRDETALLRARGAARNQLAGLAAREALLVVLPAAIVAPPLATWLVGAAGDLPLLREAAIDLHPAMDAPAWIVAGLAALGCALAMLAPALRRGGTYAGELAARARPARRTVFQRAGLDLLLVALAVLGWVQLRQYSSPLAGTGAGLGIDPLLAATPTIGVLGGAVVALRLLPPVTRLAERLVDRRQWISATFGAWQAGRRPHAGPVLLLTLAVAVSTVAWCLAGTSTRSGTDRADHQTGADLRLVEQDGVAPAGRLPAMTVLPGAATVLPAWRDSLRLGPENAPGDMIALDAAAAPGVVRIRDDLAGGDPERLFAGLADARRTAPVVPLPADATRLTGTFTADGTQSPIRTTAIYADAHGALLRAPLGEVPPGGTARFDVEIPAGVDRLAGFTVDSVAGAGSSLAWSLGGLAADGAPLALPGEWQGTDRAGRRTDVRAGPDGLRAAYAIGGESWRISSVSFAVVPRVAQSPAVPVVGTPQALSALRLDVGGTTRLALGGATVDVVVTGRADALPGATQPAALLVDLPSLSSAVFTTWGVTRTPQEWWVAARPGARAEVADAAATLRGLTVLDRVALGGETESDPYGVGARAALFAAAIGAVLLAAVGVAVDVRATGRRRLTEMAVLHTLGVGARQLARSLLIEQAFLAGLGVLVGLGVGIAVAATMAPLVVLTPSAERPVPEPLLRVDWPAVGVTGALLLGLALALSALSGVNLRRRLAVAQLRIGEDR from the coding sequence ATGAGGCTGGTGGTACGGCGCGCCCGCGCGGCGAGGAGCCTGCTGGTCGCGGCCGTCGCGGCGACGCTGATCGCCACCGCGCTGCTGACGGGTCTGGCCGGCTACAGCCGGGAGGTCGTCGACGCAGGCGCGCGTGGCGCGGTGTCCGCGGCGGACGGTGACCAGCGCTCGGTGCTGATCCGGGGCGCGGCGGGCGGCACCGCGGCCGGGCTGGACCAGCGCGACCGGGCGGTACGGGATCGGCTGGCCGGCGGGCTCGGCGGCCGGGAGACCACGGTGTCCGGCGCCGGCTACGCGGCCGGCCGGGAGCTCACCGGCGAGACCGGCACGGCGCAGCCCGACGACGACGGCACGGTCTACGCCTCCGTGGTGTTCCTGGACGGCCTGGCGGAGCACGCCGACCTGGTCGCCGGCGCCTGGCCGGGCCCGGACGGCGTGCAGGCCGCGCTGGCCGAGGACGCCGCGGCCACGCTCGGCGTCACCGTGGGCGACACCGTGCCGATCCTGGACCGGGTCACCACGCGCGTCACCGACGTGACCGTCACCGGCGTGTGGGAGCGGCGCGACCCGGACGACGCGTACTGGCGGCTGGCGCCGGAACAGTCGTCCACGTACGGCCCGTTCGTGGTCCCGCGCGAGGTCTTCACCCGCGAGTTCCTGGCGAACGCGTCCGCGGCCTGGCTGGTCGAGCCGGACCTGGACGGTGTCGCGCTGGACGCGCTGCACCGGGTCGCGCGGGACGCGGCCGCGGTCTCCGAGGGGCTGCCGGAGGCGACCGGGCTGAGCAGTTCCGGGCTGGTCACCTCGGACATCGGCGCGCTCGCGGACCGGCTCGCCACCGCGGACCTGGTCGGCCGGTCCGCGCTGGTCACGCCGATGCTGCTGGTCGTGGTGCTCAGCGGGTACGCGCTGCTGCTGGTCGCGGGCCTGCTGACCGAGCAGCGCCGGGACGAGACCGCGCTGCTGCGCGCCCGCGGCGCCGCCCGTAACCAGCTCGCCGGGCTGGCCGCGCGCGAGGCGCTGCTGGTGGTGCTACCCGCCGCGATCGTGGCGCCGCCGCTGGCCACCTGGCTGGTCGGCGCGGCCGGGGACCTGCCGCTGCTGCGCGAGGCCGCGATCGACCTGCACCCGGCGATGGACGCGCCGGCCTGGATCGTGGCCGGGCTGGCCGCGCTCGGCTGCGCGCTGGCCATGCTGGCGCCCGCGCTGCGCCGCGGCGGTACCTACGCCGGCGAGCTGGCCGCCCGCGCCCGGCCCGCGCGCCGGACCGTGTTCCAGCGGGCGGGCCTGGACCTGCTGCTGGTGGCGCTGGCCGTGCTCGGCTGGGTGCAACTGCGGCAGTATTCGTCGCCGCTGGCCGGGACCGGGGCCGGGCTCGGCATCGATCCGCTGCTGGCGGCCACGCCCACGATCGGCGTGCTCGGCGGCGCGGTGGTCGCGCTGCGGCTGTTGCCGCCGGTGACCCGGCTGGCCGAGCGGCTGGTCGACCGCCGGCAGTGGATCTCCGCGACGTTCGGCGCCTGGCAGGCCGGCCGCCGCCCGCACGCCGGCCCGGTGCTGCTGCTCACGCTCGCGGTGGCGGTGAGCACGGTCGCGTGGTGCCTGGCCGGCACGTCCACCCGGTCCGGCACCGACCGGGCCGATCACCAGACCGGCGCGGACCTGCGGCTGGTCGAGCAGGACGGCGTCGCACCGGCGGGCCGCCTGCCCGCGATGACCGTGCTGCCCGGTGCCGCGACCGTGCTGCCGGCCTGGCGGGACAGCCTGCGGCTCGGCCCGGAGAACGCGCCCGGCGACATGATCGCGCTGGACGCCGCCGCCGCGCCGGGCGTGGTGCGGATCCGCGACGACCTGGCCGGCGGCGACCCGGAGCGGCTGTTCGCCGGGCTGGCCGACGCGCGCCGCACCGCGCCGGTGGTGCCGCTGCCGGCCGACGCGACGCGGCTGACCGGCACGTTCACGGCCGACGGCACGCAGTCGCCGATCCGGACCACGGCGATCTACGCGGACGCGCACGGGGCGCTGCTCCGGGCGCCGCTCGGCGAGGTGCCGCCCGGCGGCACCGCGCGGTTCGACGTGGAGATCCCGGCCGGCGTGGACCGGCTGGCCGGGTTCACGGTCGACTCGGTCGCCGGCGCGGGCTCGTCCCTGGCCTGGTCGCTGGGCGGCCTGGCGGCGGACGGCGCGCCGCTCGCGCTGCCCGGCGAGTGGCAGGGCACGGACCGGGCCGGCCGGCGCACCGACGTCCGGGCGGGGCCGGACGGGCTGCGCGCGGCGTACGCGATCGGCGGCGAGAGCTGGCGGATCAGCTCGGTCTCGTTCGCCGTGGTGCCGCGGGTCGCGCAGTCGCCGGCCGTGCCGGTGGTCGGCACGCCGCAGGCGCTCTCCGCGCTGCGGCTCGACGTGGGCGGGACGACCCGGCTCGCGCTCGGCGGCGCCACCGTCGACGTGGTGGTCACCGGCCGCGCCGACGCGCTGCCCGGCGCCACCCAGCCGGCCGCGCTGCTGGTCGACCTGCCGTCGCTGAGCTCGGCCGTGTTCACCACCTGGGGCGTGACGCGCACCCCGCAGGAGTGGTGGGTGGCGGCCCGGCCGGGCGCGCGGGCCGAGGTCGCGGACGCGGCCGCGACGCTGCGCGGACTGACCGTGCTGGACCGGGTCGCGCTCGGCGGGGAGACCGAGTCCGACCCGTACGGCGTGGGCGCCCGGGCCGCACTGTTCGCCGCCGCGATCGGCGCGGTGCTGCTGGCCGCGGTCGGCGTGGCGGTGGACGTGCGCGCCACCGGGCGGCGGCGGCTGACCGAGATGGCGGTGCTGCACACGCTCGGCGTCGGCGCGCGCCAACTGGCCCGGTCGCTGCTGATCGAGCAGGCGTTCCTGGCCGGGCTGGGCGTGCTGGTCGGGCTGGGCGTCGGCATCGCGGTCGCGGCCACCATGGCGCCGCTGGTGGTGCTGACCCCGTCCGCGGAGCGACCGGTGCCGGAGCCGCTGCTGCGGGTCGACTGGCCGGCCGTCGGCGTGACCGGCGCGCTACTGCTCGGCCTGGCGCTCGCCCTGTCCGCGCTGTCCGGCGTCAACCTGCGTCGCCGGCTGGCCGTCGCGCAGCTCCGCATCGGGGAGGACCGATGA
- a CDS encoding FtsX-like permease family protein: MRLLRRVRATAGYLALLGALGLVASLLVSGVPRLSNGFTDDGLRTDVTGLRHQARDLTFRHTPVIEGPVRVSGPEARLDDYQAALPAPLPGTIGARWFAAQVGGGSGAPGDPGLSVVEGRFDTACPPLLALRYQAGIEDRLRITGGRAPASTAGGPVEVMLSEEASLRLGVAVGSEFTVSGTTGVPLRAAVVGVYAPLSATAPEWDDVVLATVSCGPGSTDTTWRAALLTDANGAGYAAAGTGLLRYEWRYRVDESRLTADGLGPLVTAIAEAGRTPPDEDLRLTTALDRAFLDFQDRQRAVAALLAVVLSGMVATLLGLIVLAARLAVDRRRDELSLLRARGGTGGAIGRRTLAETALVVPPAVLAGWAAGTLLPGRAQPGEWWAVLGIGLVATLSVPVLAMTLRAGFLGRRDDLTSRRPSPRRLAIEGFLLLLAVLGVVVLRRRGLSQAVGVDPFLASVPVLLALAAALVAVRAVPWPLRRVGRFASRSRGVVPFLGLARAGRAAPVSLGPLAVLVVAIATGVFTSVVTSTIGYARDRAADSAVAGDAQLIGYAFAPTTTAALDALHGVDAVAPLLVESGVTLQDRLGTGSHPIVQAQQIVVDGPAMARVLRDSGRGVTLPDALTGAARVPADDAPVPAVVSPEVAAEVGETGATEVQGRRYAFRVAAVAESLPGLEMDTRTFIALPAAALPLPRGAAIAPNRFLIAGDGFSTGELTATGDRGQLDYLANALGREVPETRLEQRAAVTTWTAYRDALESGGVNGVLSFTFAAGAAGATLLALLAVGFTVLADAGGRGRTLSRLRTMGLSPGQGRGLLVYELLPLVAVAVLAGGAVGVALPQLLGPALGLGGFTAGAPVRTHVDLVLVLGVPLLMVLALVLALLVESGLNRRMRLGEVLRLGEEN; this comes from the coding sequence ATGAGACTCCTGCGACGGGTCCGCGCGACCGCGGGCTACCTCGCGCTGCTGGGCGCGCTCGGCCTGGTGGCGTCGCTGCTGGTCAGCGGCGTACCCCGGCTGTCCAACGGGTTCACCGACGACGGGCTGCGCACGGACGTGACCGGGCTGCGCCACCAGGCCCGCGACCTGACGTTCCGCCACACGCCGGTCATCGAGGGCCCGGTCCGGGTGTCCGGCCCGGAGGCGCGCCTGGACGACTACCAGGCGGCGCTGCCCGCGCCGCTGCCCGGCACGATCGGCGCGCGGTGGTTCGCGGCCCAGGTCGGCGGCGGCAGCGGCGCGCCGGGCGACCCGGGGCTGTCCGTGGTCGAGGGCCGGTTCGACACGGCCTGCCCGCCGCTGCTGGCGCTGCGCTACCAGGCCGGGATCGAGGACCGGCTGCGGATCACCGGCGGCCGGGCACCGGCCTCCACCGCCGGCGGCCCGGTCGAGGTGATGCTCTCCGAGGAGGCGTCGCTGCGCCTGGGCGTGGCCGTGGGCAGCGAGTTCACGGTGAGCGGCACGACCGGCGTCCCGCTGCGGGCGGCCGTGGTCGGCGTCTACGCGCCGCTGTCCGCGACCGCGCCGGAGTGGGACGACGTGGTGCTGGCGACCGTGTCGTGCGGGCCCGGCTCGACGGACACGACCTGGCGGGCCGCGCTGCTCACCGACGCGAACGGCGCCGGGTACGCCGCGGCCGGCACCGGCCTGCTCCGCTACGAGTGGCGGTACCGCGTCGACGAGAGCCGGCTCACCGCGGACGGGCTCGGCCCGCTGGTCACCGCGATCGCCGAGGCCGGGCGCACGCCGCCGGACGAGGACCTGCGGCTGACCACCGCGCTGGACCGGGCGTTCCTGGACTTCCAGGACCGGCAGCGGGCGGTGGCGGCACTGCTCGCGGTGGTGCTCTCCGGCATGGTCGCCACGCTGCTCGGCCTGATCGTGCTGGCCGCGCGGCTGGCCGTGGACCGGCGGCGGGACGAACTGTCGCTGCTGCGCGCCCGCGGCGGCACCGGCGGCGCGATCGGGCGGCGCACGCTGGCCGAGACCGCGCTGGTCGTGCCGCCCGCGGTGCTGGCCGGGTGGGCGGCCGGCACGCTGCTGCCCGGGCGCGCGCAGCCGGGGGAGTGGTGGGCGGTGCTCGGCATCGGGCTGGTCGCCACGCTGTCCGTACCGGTGCTGGCCATGACGCTCCGCGCCGGGTTCCTGGGCCGGCGCGACGACCTGACCAGCCGGCGGCCGTCGCCGCGGCGCCTCGCGATCGAGGGGTTCCTGCTGCTGCTCGCGGTGCTCGGCGTGGTCGTGCTGCGCCGCCGCGGGCTCAGCCAGGCCGTCGGCGTGGACCCGTTCCTCGCGTCCGTGCCGGTGCTGCTCGCCCTGGCGGCCGCGCTGGTCGCGGTGCGCGCGGTCCCGTGGCCGCTGCGCCGGGTGGGCCGGTTCGCGTCCCGGTCGCGCGGCGTGGTGCCGTTCCTCGGCCTGGCGCGCGCCGGGCGGGCCGCGCCGGTCAGCCTCGGCCCGCTCGCGGTGCTGGTCGTGGCGATCGCCACCGGCGTCTTCACCAGCGTGGTCACCAGTACCATCGGGTACGCCCGGGACCGCGCCGCGGACAGCGCGGTCGCCGGTGACGCGCAGCTGATCGGGTACGCGTTCGCGCCCACCACCACGGCCGCGCTGGACGCGCTGCACGGCGTGGACGCGGTCGCGCCGCTGCTGGTCGAGTCCGGCGTGACGCTGCAGGACCGGCTCGGCACCGGCAGCCACCCGATCGTGCAGGCGCAGCAGATCGTGGTGGACGGCCCGGCGATGGCCCGGGTGCTGCGCGACAGCGGCCGCGGCGTGACGCTGCCGGACGCGCTGACCGGCGCGGCCCGGGTGCCCGCGGACGACGCGCCGGTCCCGGCCGTGGTGTCGCCCGAGGTGGCGGCCGAGGTCGGCGAGACCGGCGCCACCGAGGTGCAGGGCCGCCGGTACGCGTTCCGGGTCGCCGCCGTGGCCGAGTCGCTGCCCGGCCTGGAGATGGACACGCGCACGTTCATCGCGCTCCCGGCCGCCGCGCTGCCGCTGCCGCGGGGCGCGGCGATCGCGCCGAACCGGTTCCTGATCGCCGGCGACGGCTTCTCCACCGGCGAGCTGACCGCGACCGGCGACCGGGGCCAGCTCGACTACCTGGCGAACGCGCTCGGCCGCGAGGTGCCGGAGACCCGCCTGGAGCAGCGCGCGGCCGTGACCACCTGGACCGCCTACCGGGACGCCCTGGAGTCCGGCGGCGTCAACGGCGTGCTCAGCTTCACCTTCGCGGCCGGTGCGGCCGGGGCGACGCTGTTGGCGCTGCTCGCGGTCGGGTTCACGGTGCTGGCCGACGCGGGCGGGCGCGGGCGCACGCTGTCCCGGCTGCGGACCATGGGGCTGTCCCCGGGGCAGGGCCGCGGGCTGCTCGTCTACGAGCTGCTGCCGCTGGTCGCGGTGGCGGTGCTGGCCGGTGGCGCGGTCGGGGTGGCGCTGCCGCAACTGCTCGGGCCCGCGCTCGGGCTCGGCGGGTTCACGGCCGGCGCCCCGGTCCGTACCCATGTGGATCTCGTTTTGGTGTTGGGTGTCCCGCTGCTCATGGTGCTGGCGCTGGTGCTGGCGCTGCTGGTGGAGAGCGGGCTGAACCGCCGGATGCGCCTCGGCGAGGTGCTCCGCCTCGGAGAGGAGAACTGA
- a CDS encoding ABC transporter ATP-binding protein has protein sequence MAAPDLATLQRRAAERAAARAGGTDRLRGHIVCDGLVRIFKTEGVEVFALQGLDLVVDRGELVAIVGASGSGKSTMLNVLSGLDVPTAGIARVAGYDLLTMSPRKRLTYRRHTVGFIWQQTARNLLPYLTARENVELPRQLARRSRGAGKRALELLDMLGVGDLADRRPGEMSGGQQQRVAVAVAVANDPEVLFADEPTGELDEATAAEVFGALRTINAELGVTVVIVTHDHSVSSQVRRTVQIRDGRTSAEVRRSARIGADGAEELVTEEYAVIDRSGRLQLPATFVDELALRERVKLTLEPDHVAVFPGQES, from the coding sequence ATGGCGGCCCCCGATCTGGCCACGCTGCAGCGACGGGCGGCCGAACGCGCCGCCGCGCGGGCGGGCGGCACCGACCGGCTGCGCGGGCACATCGTCTGCGACGGCCTGGTGCGCATCTTCAAGACCGAGGGCGTGGAGGTCTTCGCGCTCCAGGGCCTGGACCTGGTCGTCGACCGCGGCGAGCTGGTCGCGATCGTCGGAGCGTCCGGCTCCGGCAAGTCCACCATGCTCAACGTGCTCTCCGGGCTCGACGTGCCGACCGCCGGCATCGCCCGGGTCGCCGGGTACGACCTGCTCACCATGTCGCCGCGCAAGCGGCTCACCTACCGGCGGCACACGGTCGGGTTCATCTGGCAGCAGACCGCGCGGAACCTGCTGCCGTACCTGACCGCGCGGGAGAACGTGGAGCTGCCGCGGCAGCTCGCCCGCCGGAGCCGGGGCGCCGGCAAGCGTGCGCTGGAGCTGCTGGACATGCTCGGCGTCGGCGACCTGGCCGACCGGCGGCCCGGCGAGATGTCCGGCGGCCAGCAGCAGCGCGTCGCGGTCGCGGTCGCGGTCGCGAACGACCCGGAGGTGCTGTTCGCGGACGAGCCCACCGGCGAGCTGGACGAGGCCACGGCCGCGGAGGTGTTCGGCGCGCTGCGCACCATCAACGCGGAGCTGGGCGTCACCGTCGTGATCGTCACGCACGACCACTCGGTGTCGTCGCAGGTGCGCCGCACCGTGCAGATTCGTGACGGCCGGACCTCCGCGGAGGTGCGCCGGTCCGCGCGGATCGGCGCCGACGGCGCCGAGGAACTGGTCACCGAGGAGTACGCGGTGATCGACCGCAGCGGCCGGCTCCAGCTCCCCGCCACGTTCGTCGACGAGCTGGCGCTGCGCGAGCGCGTCAAGCTCACGCTCGAACCCGACCACGTCGCCGTCTTCCCGGGACAGGAATCATGA
- a CDS encoding ABC transporter ATP-binding protein, whose product MIISVSGVRRSYGDVEAVRDVSFTANRGELVAVRGRSGAGKTTLLNMVGGLDRPTAGRIEIDGHDVTAASEKELLELRRTTIGFVFQSFGLIPILSAAENISVPMRLNKQPPAVREERIALLLELVGLGGHANQRPYELSGGQQQRVAVARALANDPPLLIADEPTGQLDSETGRSIMDLLRALVASRGMCVLVATHDPTLIDLADRVLTLRDGRLVPAPVPAM is encoded by the coding sequence ATGATCATCTCAGTGTCCGGCGTGCGCCGGAGTTACGGCGACGTCGAGGCCGTCCGCGACGTGTCGTTCACCGCGAACCGCGGCGAGCTGGTCGCCGTGCGCGGCCGGTCCGGCGCCGGCAAGACCACGCTGCTCAACATGGTCGGCGGCCTGGACCGGCCCACCGCCGGCCGGATCGAGATCGACGGCCACGACGTGACCGCCGCGTCCGAGAAGGAACTGCTGGAGCTGCGCCGCACCACCATCGGCTTCGTGTTCCAGTCGTTCGGCCTGATCCCGATCCTCTCCGCCGCGGAGAACATCAGCGTCCCGATGCGCCTCAACAAGCAACCTCCCGCGGTACGCGAGGAACGCATCGCGCTGCTGCTGGAGCTCGTCGGACTCGGCGGCCACGCCAACCAGCGCCCGTACGAGCTCTCCGGCGGCCAGCAGCAGCGCGTCGCGGTGGCGCGGGCACTGGCCAACGACCCGCCGCTGCTGATCGCGGACGAGCCGACCGGCCAGCTCGACTCGGAGACCGGCCGGTCCATCATGGACCTGCTGCGCGCGCTGGTCGCCTCGCGCGGCATGTGCGTCCTCGTGGCCACGCACGACCCGACACTCATCGACCTCGCCGACCGCGTCCTGACGCTCCGCGACGGCCGCCTCGTCCCGGCCCCGGTGCCCGCGATGTGA
- a CDS encoding PPOX class F420-dependent oxidoreductase, whose protein sequence is MTLDELHDLLASTKLGILATIKKDGRPQLSPVTHFYDRDNGVILVSVTDGRAKTANLRRDPRATLEATRQDGWAWVTAEGTATLTGPGTDPDGPEVAALIDYYRRAAGEHPDWDDYKRAMVADRRVLLTIHVDHLYGERIR, encoded by the coding sequence ATGACCCTCGACGAGCTGCACGACCTGCTGGCGAGCACCAAGCTGGGCATCCTCGCCACCATCAAGAAGGACGGCCGTCCCCAACTCTCCCCGGTCACCCACTTCTACGACCGGGACAACGGCGTCATCCTGGTCTCGGTCACCGACGGCCGCGCGAAGACCGCGAACCTGCGCCGCGACCCGCGCGCCACGCTGGAGGCCACCCGCCAGGACGGCTGGGCCTGGGTGACCGCCGAGGGCACCGCCACGCTCACCGGCCCCGGCACCGACCCGGACGGCCCCGAGGTGGCCGCGCTGATCGACTACTACCGCAGGGCGGCCGGCGAGCACCCCGACTGGGACGACTACAAGCGCGCCATGGTCGCCGACCGCCGCGTCCTGCTCACCATCCACGTCGACCACCTCTACGGCGAACGCATCCGCTGA